From a single Oncorhynchus tshawytscha isolate Ot180627B unplaced genomic scaffold, Otsh_v2.0 Un_scaffold_17_pilon_pilon, whole genome shotgun sequence genomic region:
- the LOC112239259 gene encoding aquaporin-10-like, with amino-acid sequence MRIDGTEGQIQANKQVLGMKERGQEPDKDPWPVAPEVRKMEVKGPSFKPQMEGVKRTLRVTNPLARECLGELMGTFVLLMFGCSASAQVKTSRETKGQYLSANMAFSVGVMSAMYLCKGVSGAHLNPAVTLSFCSLGRVPWVKLLPYSLCQVLGAYLASGLVFLVYYDAIMDFSGGNLTVYGANETASIFATYPSEHLSLSSSILDQVVGTAMLMLCILPLDDQKNSPAPDALIPPIVAVVVLGIGMSMSSNCGGAINPARDLGPRLLTLTAGWGTEVFTCYNYWFWVPMMAPLLGGMVGSGMYLVFIAWHLPDLPMNPPIDSSSTKPTTEVWKQPPAPEKEGVELKTAVF; translated from the exons ATGCGTATAgatgggacagagggacagatccAGGCTAACAAACAGGTATTGGGTatgaaggagagagggcaggAACCAGACAAAGATCCCTGGCCAGTGGCCCCAGAGGTCAGAAAGATGGAGGTTAAGGGACCCAGCTTTAAGCCCCAAATGGAGGGGGTGAAGCGGACTCTGAGGGTGACGAACCCCTTGGCTCGGGAATGTTTGGGAGAGCTGATGGGAACATTTGTTCTGCTG ATGTTTGGCTGTAGTGCATCAGCCCAGGTGAAGACCAGTAGAGAGACTAAGGGACAGTACCTCTCAGCCAACATGGCCTTCTCTGTAGGGGTCATGTCTGCCATGTACCTCTGCAAGGGGGTCTCAG gaGCCCATCTGAACCCAGCGGTCACTCTGAGTTTCTGTTCGTTGGGCAGGGTGCCCTGGGTGAAGCTGCTCCCATACTCTCTGTGTCAGGTGCTGGGAGCTTACCTGGCCTCTGGCCTGGTCTTCCTGGTCTACTATG atgcTATCATGGACTTCAGTGGAGGGAATTTGACAGTGTATGGGGCTAATGAGACGGCGTCCATCTTTGCCACCTATCCCTCAGAGCACCTATCACTCAGCAGCAGCATCCTAGACCAG GTGGTGGGCACTGCCATGTTAATGCTCTGCATCCTCCCATTGGATGACCAGAAGAATAGTCCTGCCCCCGACGCTCTGATCCCGCCCATCGTTGCCGTGGTAGTCCTGGGGATCGGCATGTCGATGTCGTCCAATTGCGGCGGAGCGATAAACCCTGCCCGTGACCTGGGGCCACGCCTCTTGACACTGACCGCCGGCTGGGGCACTGAGGTGTTCAC GTGTTATAACTACTGGTTCTGGGTTCCCATGATGGCTCCTCTGCTGGGAGGGATGGTGGGCTCTGGGATGTATCTGGTCTTCATCGCATGGCACCTGCCCGACCTTCCAATGAACCCTCCCATAGACAGCTCCTCTACCAAGCCCACCACGGAGGTGTGGAAGCAGCCCCCAGCACCAGAGAAGGAAGGGGTGGAGTTGAAAACTGCCGTTTTCTAG